atttagatttattttaatgagaagatggaaagatttttttattaaatataaatgatGAAAGACTTTTTAAGTGagataaagagaaaataaaaatgtatatagatttcttaaattttagcAAGATAAACacttttttaaaaggaaaataaattttcattaaataaattttattttgtatatatttttggttgttACATAACACATAAGTATAGTATTATATTTTAggataaagtttttttatttttttctcggGCTTCATTCAATTGCCTAAATTGCTTAATATATAAGTTAAAGCGACTCAGGTTAtaacctaacaaaaatatattaaagattTATTTGAATACtgtttattactgaaaactaaaaatattataataaaataatttttaaatatattaataataccataaactcaattttaaaaataaaaaaattaaaaagtaattgTGAAACCTGTAAACAATATACGGACCCACCGAAAAATAAACTTACGCTAGAAAACGTGCACAATGCGCTCCCCAAGGCTAAAGATTCATTTTTAACGCGTTTTTAACCAGCGTTCTTAGCCAATAGTTCTCAGAGTGTCACAAGTCACAAGAAGCCACTGCCTGTTACAGTAACTTGTATAAATACCCAAAGCCCTCCATCAGAGCTCTCACCCAACCAATTCCAACGATTTCTTGAATTCGTTTGATCACAAAAACACCTCCTCCTCCATTTCCATCGCATCTTTTCatcttttaagttttctttgATCTAAATATTCAACTGGACTTGATGGCTGACCCAAATAGACCTGGTCACCCACCTGCACCGGCTCATGGCAGAtatccacctccacctccacctgtACCGGCTTATGGCAGTGTGTACCCACCTGCACCTCTTTATGGTGGCGGATACCCACCTGCTCATGGTTATGGTGATTACCCACCTGCGCCGGCTTATGGCGGATATCCACCTCCACCTGCACCGGCTTATGGCAGTGTGTACCTACCTGCACCTCTTTATGGCGGTGGATATCCACCTGCTCATGCTTATGGTGGATACCCACCTGCTCATGCTTATGGTGGGTACCCACCTGCGCGGGCTTATGGTGGGTATCAGAATCGTCCTATCATTCCTGGAATTGCGGCGGCGGCTGGAATTGCGGCGGCTGGGATCGGGGCTGCAATCACTGataatttgtttgattttcaccatcaccatcaccatcattTGTTTGCTAATGGTGATAGTGATAGttatggtgatggtgatggtgatggtgatggtgatggtgacGATTTCTGAATCTAGTCCTAGGGTTGTTTTATGCTTCGGATTCAGAAAGTGGAAAGGGtgtgatattttatatatgtttcatGCTTAAAACAAAAAGGGTTTGTTTTTATGTTTCGATAGTATGAATGTCTTTCTTATGATTGTATCGGTTTGGACGGAGACAGAGGAGAAGGAAATATGGTCACTTCCCTCTTTACTGTTCCCCATCTAAAACCTACATATTAGGTCTAGAAGTTCAaactttgtattttcttttcaaaagtATGTAATTTGATTGTTGGTTATGAATATAGAAGTATGGTTTTGTGTTTGTAACTTCTGTTCCAAGattgttatttgatttttagttataaaaatagaaatatggGTTTGTGTAGAGATATATTGGGCTCTAAAGGTGTCTTTAGGATGTTGTTTTTGAGAAACAGCATACCATTCAGCTTCTCTAAAGGTAAGATTCATCTCATCCTTTAATTTGTGTTTTGGCCTTTGAAGAAAACTTATTCtattaggagaaaagaaaaactgaaaaagaagaaaaaagaatatggGGATTTGcacacattttattcttttttctaatttaattatttagaaAGAGTTCACACTGTTTATTCATTCTGTTTATTATGGATGTTCTCAAATAAATTTCTGATATTGAATCCCTGTTATGTGAAGGGAAATGATGCTAACAATTTCATATGGAAGAGATATTGACTTTTGTTGGCTTGATTCTGGggatttgttttccttttccttttgttgttgttgtggtaaTTGCTATCAATTTAGGATTTAATTTTAgggtttaaattttgtaaggattCTGTGTAAAACCTCATATCTATACCCTTCAATTATAACTCATCTAgtatttttaagtgaaaaattAGGTAATACACATTAAAAATACTATCACTgctggaaaaggaaaaaaaaaactccgaTATCCACCATTGCCGTGCACCACCACTGCCACTGCTGGTATTTCTTTATGTAATTTGTAGCTTCTATagcttcaaaaataaatgtgacAAATGTGGTTTGGTTTAAGGAGATTAAAAGCTTGTAAGTTTGGACAGATTAAGTTGTTATATGTATTGGATTTGCACTAGGTTTTCGGGTGGGAGTGTGGAAAGTGGTGATCTTGGTTGATGGGTGAAGAAAAGGGTCTtcaaggttttttatttttatgttggtTGAGCTCCGGCGGAACAATGGTGGATATCTTGCACTAGATTTTAAGGGTGAATTTTACCAGGGTTAATACCACTAAACTTTAGTTGTgtttaatcaaaaaaatatacttGGTAGAATTTAAAGTCcttattacccaaaaaataaaaaataaaagaatttaattaaatgactCGTTCACATTGGCCGTTTTCATTAATGTAGACTTGacttaattttaggcttttcttcttattttggACACATACTAAGTTTATGTAGTAGTATAATATATAGTATACTAATTAATATTGTCTTTAAAAAGTAAGAAATAGACTAATAAGCTACAAAAAGCCAAGTTAGCTTGAGCTTAATTGGACTCGAGTTGATGAGCTCCTTTGTTTGGATAGAATTAATTTGCACGCAATACACTGGTATGACCCAAATTCTAGAATAAATATCATCTCTGTTCCATTACTTTATTCCCAAGAAAAAGACCTAAGCTCCCTTTTTTATTGTGtctttttcaaattaatatttggTGAGTTCACTGGGATTTGATGTGCATGATGATATCACTTGAACATGGAAAGCTTATCTCTTTGCCATCTCAACTCTGATCAAGTTGGACCATGACCAATAGGTTTCTTGTGCTCCCTCAATTCCGACGAGGTTGGAGGAGATCCCTATCATATGGCTGTTGCAGTGGCAGCTATACGTACGTACGGCCACTCAGTTCAGCGACTACAACTGCAATCGTTAGTCGTTTGCTGATGCATATGAGTCTAACCCTAGACACTTACCGCAATCATAAAAGAAATGTCAAACCTAAATAATATAACTGCCAATCATTGTTGTGCGGaaactaatattattttatttgtgttttttatggTTATAAAACGACTTCAATCATTGAACAGTACAGTAGAAATAATAGGTGGGACACGGATAACAGAGGTTAGTCAAATTAAGtatcaattttaaattgaagaatCGATAATTACAAGTAATTAATTGACCATATATAGCCTGGAGCTTACCCATCAAAGCAAGTTAATATCAACTTAATttgaacaaacaaacaaaaccgtTGAGGGAACATAATTTATTACACGAGTCTTTGTCATATTGAATGTTGTTAAGGTAACTTTTGTCTAATTCTAGTGCTATTCGGAAACCAAGTCCCCACCTGGTGTTGGCTTCGTGCACATGATTTAAGGACTTTCAAACCAAGTTCAACTTTTTGATAGTAAAATAGGTATAACGAGATAGGAGGGTTGGATATATCAGAGGTGCCAACTGGTTGAGTGAGAATGTTCTTGGCACCAAGTTCAACtaggttttggttttggtaCATCACCGCACAATTATTAATTCAATGTTGTAATATTAAAGttcaaatacaattttttttttaagcgaTAAGTATTTGAGGTTTAGGTTTTTTGAGAGTGTTTTTGGGCTATagttgtaatattttatttactatCACATTAgtaaaactttttctttatcttcacTTGTGAACGTAGACATATTATCAAACCATGtaaattttcaatgtttatttttcttttctcacatctTTGATAATCTTGTATAAACAAATTATTTCAAAactcttttatatattatattgattGTAATCCTATCACTTCATACATATGTTGTGAACATGTAAAATGGAATATAGAAGAAGCCTTATCATGGCTCttataaaatagaatatatttttatttcactcTAAACAAAGATCGATACTCCTTTAATTAGTTCTCCTCATTGCCAAGCGAAATCGTCCAACAACTTTATCTACCCAAACATTTTCAAGCTTAATAATTGAGCCATATGCAAACAAAGATAACTATACTTATACAAGTCAAAACCAATAAAATAGTCTTAAGAAACATAAGGAAAATAGAGAATAGAGAattcccataaaaataattagttcAAGAAGGTTATATTAATTCTGTTGCTTAATATATAGtacataaataattataagCATATCAAGAATCTAATTCATGATTCACcctcatttctcataaaattgAAAAGCTTGCCTTAAACTTCTAATAAGAATAGCACTCATAACTTTCCCCCCCTCTAGGTTGAATATAATTCAAGGAACCACACAATAGAATGAAATAtttaagaaatacttattttgtttgtagtattttgttgaatatgaaataaatgttagcttttattttcataattttttttttctggttttaagctttgccccccccccccaggtACAAATCCTGGTTCCGTCTCTGATCAAAATTAACACAACATTAAATAGTTGGGGTTTTCGAACTCTCAGTTTAACGTTTTATAGGATTACCACACAGAGGAAAATAGAATAAATCTCTCTTAAACTAGAACTTCTATATTACCTTAATGGAACTTCTTTGAAAACCACATCCCATTTGGTTCACTTGGCAGAAACAATCATTATATAAGGTTTGAAACAAGATCATTTTCCGAAGCAAGGATTTTTTCTGAAATAAGGTTAGCATAGTGGCTTATATAAGCTTCATTCTGAGCAGTAAGATTAACAAGGTGGATTTCGAGAACTTGgagggttatatatatatatatatatatatatattatgatattCTGCTTCATTCCACTTGagtttaaaacaaattaacttGTTTGTTGATAAGCATTCCCGGCTCTTGCAATGCTACATGGAGAAGCCAGTACCATATATATGAATCAAAAACTAAtatcaagaagggaaaaaaaattatatatactttaTGTTATATAAAGGGTAAGTGAATATGTTGAGGGGTCAATTTAATCTACAaaaaatgatggaaaaatttaagagagatgGTAAATTAAAACCCAGTTGtgcaagaaagaaagagagtgttATATAAAGGGTTGCCAGTTGAAGAAGTAGCactttaactacaaaatttaattagtaggatTTACAATGAAGGTGAGATAAAGAAGTACTATGTCATTGTACTTAAAGAATACATACTAATTAGTCGtaaataattaagaaatgatagccatttattgatttttttttttttttgagaagatagcTATTTACTAACTAAgcatgtattaatatatatatatatatatatatttttttttttgataatttgataattaaaatagaggaggaattaaaaatttaaaacttgaatgTATTACTAAGAAGAGTCAAGTGTAAATTAGTTAAATTACAAGTttcttgaaaaatattaattaatatggTCATGCATTGGTAAATGGATAgtacataatttttataaaccGTACGTGTATATGCATTGCATGATCCGATTTTAGATTGTATTCAACCAAACGTGTTTGGTGGTTAGCAATCCAAATGGAATCATTGAAgtcattttttgtcattttgatgCGAATTATGTCTCCATTAAGAGACTTAATGCAATCCACATAGGGTttatttcaattattaattACTCTTTAGTTTATAATATATGTTAGTATTTACTTAAAGGATGCTACATAAACAAAACTACAAACTTATTAAattctgtttctcaaaaaagaaaatccacaaaaAAACTACTAAATTCTAACCTTTTTAGGTTTtaaccttttttgtttttgttttgttttgtttttattaaaaggTTTGACTAAATCTTTATAACAGAAAgcaattgtttatttttttggatggaGGACCCATTGGAAATATAGCATTCATGTTACACGTAATCCTTCCTCGTCATCCTACAATTCCGGTGAAGTCAGTGACATAGTGAGTGTTTGGATATGAATTATTCCTATGTTTGCCTTTTGggttttctactttttttttttttttttttcccatgcgTTTTGCTTTAGGAGATaattatcattgtttatgcatTGTAGTATCACTGTTTATGGGATccacaatcactttattcataaaaaatatattaaaaataggtcccacgatactattaacacatttaaaaattattttgttacagtattttcagtttttagtttcaacaaaaataagttatatccaaacggacccgTAGGTAACAATATCACACCTACGTTGTCAATGACTCAGGCAGTGACATCATCAAGAAGCTTCCACACTACAaattttgcttatttatttatttatcccTTAATTTCCGGATTTGGATAAATGCAAGAGCCGAGATTACTGTATTGTGTAACTAGTAATTACCCTTTAAAATGCGAGAgaatttaagataaaaaaaaaagtaaaaaataaaaaattgaaaataatttaataccattaaagattttaaaaactctATCTAAATTTTGAAGCATCTTTTAATTCAAAATGTTTGTTGACATAATTGTCCGTATAAAAAGGTCGCCTGAACCTATGACCCAATTGAcacgttatttatttatttatcaaagaaGATTCAAGGATAAATACAAAGTTTTggtaaaagaataaaaggagCCAGGAGGtatattgtgataaaaaaaaaaaaaatcaggaaatTGGATTCGGGTGAGACTTGGGGCTTGTTTGGTAGATCATTTTAAGCAACATTTTGAGCATTTTAAACACAttaacacacattttcacacactttttcacccatatgtatattaaaaacatccaaacaacaTTATTCAAATTCCTCTACCAAACACCTCCTTGATGTTTGAAGGGACAAGTGGGgtattaaaaagtttaaaattaaacTCTCTTCTAAGTTCTACCATTGTTATTGAAATAGCAATAGTGTAAACAACAGTGGTTCTGATTATGGGTGTGAATTGTGGTGCGATTCTGCTGACATTTGGTATGGGTCAATGCATTTTTGAAACAAATCACTTACAAGTCTCACATCAGATTTGGACAAAttggccatttttttttttaaatatttaaatgagtgataatataagaaaaagagcTTAACTTCCTTGCAGGAcaagttttatttgtttatctatTTTGAGGGGGTGTTGAATTCATGACATTTTGGGGACTGGAAATAGGTGAGTGCCAATCATGTTAAAATTCTGTTGCTCTAGACAAGCAGTTGTAAGTCAACTGCAAACACACAATTCCTATAGACAATTAGACAAAGTTAATAGATTAGAACCGAAACGAATCTTAAATTGTCAAACTAATGAACTgaacaaaattttgagttagaaaatgttaaaggtgttacaaattttactgcataaaatttataaactgaTGTGACAATGGTTGTAATTAGTTTTAGACTTCAATTAGACTTCAATCATTGCATTAGTgaatttttgaattgttttatcATGATTGGTGACACATTAACTTATAAGCACAATGTAGTAAAAGTTCTAGTCCCATAGGTCATGGCAGTGCTCTTTTGGGCCTCTATGAAAGAAATACCATATTAACAAAAACACTTGAATAAAATTGCATAGTTTTATTCATGTCATCAAAAAATATTCAtgtcatctaatttttttttttttttttatagagaaaagAGCTGTCTAAGTTTTTAATCTTAAGTAATTTTGATCAAATAATCAtacttttcttcaattttgcacatttatttatgagtttttttctttaggtctattaatttttaaattaaaataagtcgtgaaaaga
This genomic stretch from Quercus lobata isolate SW786 chromosome 3, ValleyOak3.0 Primary Assembly, whole genome shotgun sequence harbors:
- the LOC115978725 gene encoding formin-2-like yields the protein MADPNRPGHPPAPAHGRYPPPPPPVPAYGSVYPPAPLYGGGYPPAHGYGDYPPAPAYGGYPPPPAPAYGSVYLPAPLYGGGYPPAHAYGGYPPAHAYGGYPPARAYGGYQNRPIIPGIAAAAGIAAAGIGAAITDNLFDFHHHHHHHLFANGDSDSYGDGDGDGDGDGDDF